A genomic window from Brassica oleracea var. oleracea cultivar TO1000 chromosome C8, BOL, whole genome shotgun sequence includes:
- the LOC106307231 gene encoding NADP-dependent glyceraldehyde-3-phosphate dehydrogenase-like, which translates to MAGTGIFTDILDGDVYKYYSDGEWKTSSSGKSVAIINPATRKTQYKVQACTQEEVNKVMEMAKSAQKSWAKTPLWKRAELLHKAAAILKDNKAPIAESLVKEIAKPAKDSVTEVVRSGDLISYCAEEGVRILGEGKFLLSDSFPGNERTKYCLTSKIPLGVVLAIPPFNYPVNLAVSKIAPALIAGNSLVLKPPTQGAVSCLHMVHCFHLAGFPKGLISCITGKGSEIGDFLTMHPAVNCISFTGGDTGISISKKAGMIPLQMELGGKDACIVLEDADLDLVASNIIKGGFSYSGQRCTAVKVVLVMESVANELVEKVKAKVAKLTVGPPEENCDITAVVSESSANFIEGLVMDAKDKGATFCQEYKRQGNLIWPLLLDNVKPDMRIAWEEPFGPVLPVLRISSVEEGINHCNASNFGLQGCVFTKDINKAMLISDAMETGTVQINSAPARGPDHFPFQGLKDSGIGSQGVTNSINLMTKVKTTVINLPTPSYSMG; encoded by the exons ATGGCGGGGACTGGAATTTTCACAGACATTCTTGACGGAGACGTTTACAAATACTACTCTGATGGAGAGTGGAAAACTTCCTCCTCCGGTAAGAGTGTCGCAATTATTAACCCGGCCACAAGGAAGACTCAGTACAAGGTTCAAG CATGCACACAAGAAGAAGTGAACAAGGTGATGGAGATGGCTAAATCTGCTCAGAAATCGTGGGCGAAGACTCCTCTTTGGAAAAGAGCTGAGCTTCTTCACAAAGCTGCTGCAATCCTCAAGGACAACAAAGCTCCCATTGCTGAGTCTCTTGTCAAGGAAATTGCAAAACCCGCCAAAGATTCTGTTACTGAG GTTGTGAGGTCTGGAGATTTGATCTCTTATTGTGCTGAAGAAGGTGTTAGGATCTTAGGTGAAGGGAAGTTTCTTCTCTCCGACAGCTTCCCTGGTAATGAACGTACTAAGTACTGCCTCACTTCAAAG ATTCCGCTTGGTGTGGTTTTGGCTATTCCTCCATTCAACTACCCGGTCAATCTAGCTGTATCGAAGATCGCTCCTGCTTTGATAGCTGGAAACTCCCTTGTCCTTAAACCTCCAACTCAA GGAGCTGTTTCTTGCCTTCATATGGTACATTGCTTTCACTTAGCCGGTTTCCCTAAAGGTCTCATTAGCTGCATCACTGGCAAAGGCTCTGAGATCGGCGATTTCCTCACTATGCACCCTGCTGTTAACTGCATTAG TTTCACTGGTGGTGATACTGGAATCTCAATCTCCAAGAAAGCTGGTATGATTCCTCTTCAAATGGAACTTGGAGGGAAAGATGCATGCATTGTCCTTGAGGATGCTGATCTTGATTTAGTTGCTTCCAATATCATCAAAGGAGGATTCTCTTACAG TGGCCAGAGATGTACTGCAGTTAAGGTAGTCCTAGTGATGGAATCAGTGGCGAATGAGCTTGTTGAGAAAGTGAAAGCTAAAGTGGCTAAACTCACGGTGGGACCACCCGAGGAGAACTGTGATATTACAGCGGTGGTGTCTGAATCATCAGCTAATTTCATTGAAGGATTGGTGATGGATGCTAAGGATAAAGGAGCAACGTTCTGCCAAGAGTATAAAAGACAAGGTAACTTGATTTGGCCGTTGCTTTTGGACAATGTCAAACCGGACATGAGGATTGCTTGGGAGGAACCGTTTGGTCCTGTCTTACCCGTCTTGAGGATCAGTTCTGTTGAAGAAGGCATTAATCATTGCAATGCTAGTAACTTTGGCCTCCAG GGATGTGTATTCACAAAGGACATCAACAAGGCAATGCTGATCAGTGATGCAATGGAGACAGGAACGGTTCAGATCAACTCTGCACCAGCGCGTGGACCGGACCACTTTCCTTTCCAG GGACTTAAGGACAGTGGAATTGGATCACAAGGTGTGACAAATAGTATCAATTTGATGACCAAAGTGAAGACCACTGTCATTAACTTGCCTACACCTTCTTACTCTATGGGTTAG